A genomic region of Leptotrichia hofstadii contains the following coding sequences:
- a CDS encoding malolactic enzyme, giving the protein MKLGYEILNNPFLNKGTAFTKKEREEYGLLGLLPPYIQTIDEQAKQAYGQFLKKNKLIEKRHFLMEIFNTNRTLFYYLFSKHVVEFMPIVYDPVIAESIENYSELFVNPQNAAYLSVKEPENIETILKNAADNRKIRLIVVTDAEGILGIGDWGTNGVDISVGKLMVYTAAAGIDPATVLPVVIDAGTNRKELLENDLYLGNRFERVRGDAYYNFIDKFVKTAEKLFPNLYLHWEDFGRLNAANILNKYKNEIATFNDDIQGTGIITLAGILGALKISGEKLTDQIYMCFGAGTAGAGIARRIFNEMVEQGLSKEEAKKRFYLVDRQGLLFEDTEGLTPEQIPFARKRSEFTNANELTTLEAAVKSVRPTILVGTSTVPNTFTKEIVQEMAKHTARPIIFPLSNPTKLAEASAKDLIEWTNGKALVATGIPSDPIELNGITYEIGQANNALIYPGLGLGIIATKSKIVNDKIISAAAHSLGGIIDTTKPGAAVLPPVSKLTEFSETVALAVGQSVLDQKLNTESLNNLKEAIKNTKWIPEYKDF; this is encoded by the coding sequence AAGAATATGGATTATTAGGACTTTTACCACCGTATATTCAAACTATAGATGAACAGGCAAAACAGGCTTATGGACAATTTCTGAAAAAAAACAAGTTAATTGAAAAAAGACATTTCTTAATGGAAATTTTTAATACAAACAGAACATTATTTTATTATTTATTTAGCAAACACGTAGTTGAATTTATGCCAATTGTTTACGATCCTGTAATTGCAGAAAGCATAGAAAATTACAGTGAATTATTTGTAAATCCTCAAAATGCGGCTTATTTGTCAGTAAAAGAACCAGAAAACATAGAAACTATTTTAAAAAATGCTGCTGACAACAGAAAAATCCGTTTAATTGTGGTTACTGATGCAGAAGGAATCCTTGGAATTGGTGACTGGGGAACTAACGGAGTTGACATTTCAGTTGGAAAACTGATGGTTTACACTGCCGCCGCTGGAATTGATCCCGCTACTGTCCTGCCAGTTGTAATTGATGCTGGAACAAATAGAAAAGAGCTGCTGGAAAACGACTTGTATCTAGGAAATAGATTTGAGAGAGTTCGAGGAGATGCATATTATAATTTTATAGACAAATTTGTAAAAACAGCTGAAAAACTTTTCCCAAATTTATATCTTCACTGGGAAGACTTTGGAAGATTAAATGCGGCAAATATTTTAAATAAATATAAAAATGAAATCGCAACTTTTAACGATGATATACAAGGAACTGGAATTATCACTTTAGCCGGAATCTTAGGAGCATTAAAAATTTCAGGTGAAAAGCTTACTGACCAGATTTATATGTGTTTTGGAGCAGGAACTGCGGGAGCTGGAATTGCCAGAAGAATTTTCAATGAAATGGTAGAGCAGGGGCTTTCTAAAGAAGAAGCAAAAAAACGGTTTTATCTAGTTGACAGACAAGGCTTATTATTTGAAGACACGGAAGGACTAACTCCAGAACAAATTCCTTTCGCAAGAAAACGGAGTGAATTCACAAATGCAAATGAATTAACTACTTTGGAAGCCGCTGTAAAATCCGTGAGACCAACTATACTTGTCGGAACTTCCACAGTGCCAAATACTTTCACAAAAGAAATAGTTCAAGAAATGGCAAAACACACTGCAAGACCAATAATTTTTCCACTTAGCAACCCAACAAAACTAGCAGAAGCCAGTGCAAAAGATCTTATTGAATGGACAAACGGAAAAGCTCTCGTTGCAACAGGTATCCCATCAGATCCAATAGAACTCAACGGAATTACGTACGAAATTGGGCAAGCAAATAATGCTTTAATCTATCCTGGGCTGGGACTTGGAATTATCGCAACAAAATCAAAAATTGTAAACGACAAAATAATCTCAGCGGCCGCACATTCACTAGGTGGTATAATTGACACAACAAAACCTGGAGCCGCCGTACTTCCTCCAGTATCAAAACTGACAGAATTTTCTGAAACAGTGGCACTGGCAGTCGGACAAAGCGTACTAGACCAAAAATTAAATACAGAATCTTTAAACAATTTAAAAGAAGCAATAAAAAATACAAAATGGATTCCTGAATACAAGGATTTTTAA
- a CDS encoding metal ABC transporter permease, with amino-acid sequence MAVSLARKYSAIIILSIIFSFIGILSGLYFSYTPNIPSGPSIIVLLTVLLALVKVGGFVKGKFLN; translated from the coding sequence ATCGCGGTCTCACTCGCAAGAAAATACTCAGCAATCATAATTCTATCCATAATTTTCTCATTCATCGGAATACTCTCTGGACTATATTTTTCCTACACACCGAATATTCCATCAGGCCCTTCAATTATTGTGCTACTTACAGTTTTGTTAGCGTTAGTTAAGGTTGGGGGATTTGTGAAAGGAAAATTTTTGAATTAA